One genomic region from Anabaena sp. PCC 7108 encodes:
- a CDS encoding DEAD/DEAH box helicase: MNKPTFQLQNLILQGENALTAISSVLVQNIALLDCTDIENLTPEQLTSLFSAIPPTWDFSQFSQVLEQQTLTPKLTAQFQQFINDRFNDSQGITLVESDLAPDIKPQNNHDNLENLSNNSPPSPAPCSLLPASSPQPLSPLHPIKALDKVIAEYRDYLLTEFRAKDSQLKAALENALDEPLFLAQEPFYQAHRPFKTGAPWHSLPIDGKLAQVMQQRSKSQFAYLHQSQAISHLLSQSATPLVVTTGTGSGKTETFLLPVIQNAIEDAIQFKKSGLTAILVYPMNALANDQLLRIETYLKSSGWDGAITVAKYDRGTSQLQRNALRQNPPHILLTNYMMLEYLLVRPADRENIFANHRCRFLVLDEVHTYRGTLGSNIALLVRRLKTHLANAKQDWCVNIPPEIQLKRYPQLIPVGTSATIKSVDAEMSQKENLHDANPISQADRISRRDEAVQEFFSKISGAINSTIRVIGEELAEIQIPLEAVYSSQPVTLPNVDVSNAEAVRLALCALGGQPANTPINKAVYHSRLLWDLNRWLIRSPLSISQIVEKVKQEITTYSHFTNQQLETEIKTALLVGAALPEGTPAALQLRAHRLIRGGWQFHRCINPTCGKLYPMGEERCDCGYQTAPLYLCRNCGADYLRFAGEATAAPLQPSASPGDEPEWMLYDTNRLNSYTDNEEDDEELAPPSPTAKSSQKQPKQMKKRPILHGSFDISTLFFSSDANEYSWRVTLAPARTRCLCCNGTAGSRNVITPVALGTSAAVKVLSEGLVEALATANRGQPEYDGKERLLIFSDSRQDAAHQARFIVFASRYDRMRRRVVQLLKSQGILSLQRVVELLGQIGIDEHDNKYAPANSQAWLTDEAKERIRAWEEAPLLDEIAITAGYRATLMNLGLVQIKYHRLDEYVQTQGADIARYLGVSQEHLEYICRCLLDEIRTRGCLNRELLRYHPAHPSCPKYTLAAEWERRIKQPQGYALSGGQPVAYLDSATVPYGVKVNNHWRKPKAGGRGPSLERILKHLLSGFGGIEPTEENMIELLEWLQNGSFLVAAELYGFREKISLLQINAEILQMQLATAEQRYRCQVCATPLLGTREKYPCPHCHGNLIHWRESNVLENRYVKRILSPEFIPLVAGEHTAQIPNDVRVDLEEDFKAQASTSKVNVLACSPTLEMGIDVGGLDAVILRNVPPRPDNYAQRGGRAGRRTRIGLVISYARSTPHDQYFYDQPGEMIAGEVPAPALALGNRDVIFRHLNAIAFGAAEPGLAGKMVDYVSPVGEVQQAAVDALIAGVQAQFEQAISTALSAWEGSILTEAELDETALRSHLQSLPQSIQDVINRTAKQVGELRTALNTYSQELQGERAGTRAGQLIARILGIQTDKQAKQGEADDRSAGYPLRRFAEFGILPGYEFPTQPAALRLLGDDHEEDPVSVARRFGIGQFQPDAQVFARTKRWKVIGLDNSSPWNPRTESATWLYRLCHTCQLRYHADEPCCPRCKTSTPGRNLPSAEFAGFLARRDESPILDEEERYATRSLVKTYPQWNGQIVARWTVGAGWGLHLSRDEEVRWINEGLPPKEKDREEGISLLHEQAKGYLLCSDCGRMLQDTDLQQQVTSGRRKARKSGQEDPFGHAEKCSQAGKKPQPLAIVTASKAEILRLTIPVPKSIEEDDLQSWGLSLGYALKAGMQHQYMLDGSEIDFEFEGPWQVEDKDKRYHLVSLTFIDPSLGGSGYLRRIANEFHLVAKRANEHLQHPRCETACYRCLKSYQNQRYHELLNWPQAIPALTELEKAPLVSRPLETGDIQDPLPWLTAYEAGVGSPLEFKFLQLFQKHGFYPQKQVPVPMGNPISVADFAIPERRLAIYIDGAAFHQGGNRRRDRFLRDRLRNANPSWQVVELVAADLAKGASLVEDLKNLT; encoded by the coding sequence ATGAATAAACCTACATTTCAACTGCAAAATTTAATCTTACAAGGAGAAAACGCCCTAACTGCCATCAGTTCAGTTTTAGTACAAAATATTGCTCTTCTCGACTGCACCGACATAGAAAACCTGACTCCAGAACAACTCACATCCTTATTTTCTGCCATTCCCCCAACTTGGGATTTTAGCCAATTTAGCCAAGTTCTAGAACAACAAACCCTCACCCCTAAATTAACAGCACAATTTCAGCAATTTATTAATGACAGATTTAATGATAGCCAGGGAATTACATTAGTTGAATCAGACCTTGCACCAGATATAAAACCTCAAAACAATCACGATAATTTAGAAAACTTATCCAACAATTCTCCCCCCTCCCCTGCTCCTTGCTCCCTGCTCCCTGCCTCTTCCCCCCAGCCTCTTTCCCCCCTCCATCCTATCAAAGCTTTAGATAAAGTAATTGCTGAATATCGTGATTATTTATTAACAGAGTTTCGTGCTAAAGACTCCCAATTAAAAGCAGCTTTAGAAAATGCCTTAGACGAACCTTTATTTTTAGCTCAAGAACCCTTTTATCAAGCTCATCGTCCTTTTAAAACTGGCGCACCTTGGCATTCATTACCCATTGATGGCAAACTAGCCCAAGTAATGCAACAACGTTCTAAAAGCCAGTTTGCTTACTTACACCAAAGTCAAGCCATATCCCACCTGCTGAGTCAGTCAGCTACACCCTTAGTCGTTACTACAGGTACAGGTAGCGGTAAAACTGAAACTTTCCTATTACCAGTTATTCAAAATGCTATTGAAGATGCTATTCAATTTAAAAAATCGGGACTAACCGCCATTTTAGTTTACCCGATGAATGCCCTCGCCAATGACCAACTATTACGTATTGAAACATATTTGAAATCTTCTGGTTGGGATGGTGCTATTACTGTTGCTAAATATGACCGGGGTACTTCTCAATTACAACGTAACGCTTTACGCCAAAACCCACCACATATTTTATTAACTAATTATATGATGCTGGAATATTTGTTAGTTCGTCCAGCAGATCGAGAAAATATCTTTGCTAACCATCGTTGTCGTTTTTTGGTACTTGATGAAGTCCATACTTATCGGGGTACTCTGGGTAGTAACATTGCTTTACTGGTAAGACGACTCAAAACTCATCTAGCTAATGCTAAACAAGATTGGTGTGTTAACATTCCCCCAGAAATACAATTAAAACGCTATCCCCAACTTATCCCCGTTGGCACTTCTGCCACTATTAAAAGTGTAGATGCAGAAATGTCTCAAAAAGAAAACTTGCATGATGCAAACCCAATATCTCAAGCTGACAGAATTAGCCGTAGGGATGAAGCCGTTCAAGAATTTTTTAGTAAAATATCTGGTGCTATAAATTCTACTATTCGGGTAATTGGTGAAGAATTGGCAGAAATTCAGATACCCCTAGAAGCAGTATATTCTTCCCAACCAGTTACACTCCCAAATGTTGATGTCAGTAATGCAGAAGCTGTTAGACTTGCTCTTTGTGCTTTAGGCGGACAACCTGCAAATACACCAATCAACAAGGCCGTCTATCATTCCCGGCTGCTGTGGGATTTAAATCGCTGGCTGATTCGCTCCCCTTTATCCATATCACAAATTGTCGAAAAAGTCAAACAAGAAATAACTACTTATTCCCACTTTACCAACCAACAACTAGAAACTGAGATAAAAACTGCTCTATTAGTAGGTGCAGCCTTACCAGAAGGAACTCCCGCCGCTTTGCAACTCCGCGCTCATCGCCTGATTAGGGGTGGCTGGCAATTCCACCGTTGCATTAACCCCACCTGCGGCAAACTTTATCCAATGGGTGAAGAACGTTGTGATTGTGGCTATCAAACCGCTCCTCTCTACCTATGCCGTAATTGTGGAGCAGATTACCTGCGGTTTGCCGGAGAAGCCACAGCCGCACCTCTGCAACCTAGTGCCAGCCCAGGGGATGAGCCAGAATGGATGCTTTATGATACCAATCGTTTAAATAGTTATACAGATAATGAAGAAGACGATGAAGAACTAGCACCACCCTCTCCCACTGCTAAAAGTAGCCAAAAGCAACCCAAACAGATGAAAAAACGACCCATCTTGCACGGTTCTTTTGATATAAGTACCCTGTTCTTTAGTAGTGATGCCAACGAATATTCCTGGCGCGTTACCCTTGCGCCAGCGCGGACTCGTTGTTTATGTTGTAACGGTACAGCAGGTAGCCGCAACGTTATTACCCCTGTTGCTTTAGGAACATCCGCCGCCGTCAAAGTTTTAAGTGAGGGATTAGTGGAAGCTTTAGCTACTGCTAACCGGGGTCAACCGGAATATGATGGTAAAGAAAGGCTGCTAATTTTTAGTGACAGCCGCCAAGATGCTGCTCACCAAGCCAGATTTATTGTTTTTGCTAGTCGTTATGACAGAATGCGGCGACGAGTAGTGCAACTATTAAAATCTCAAGGGATACTTTCTTTGCAGCGCGTTGTGGAATTGTTGGGGCAAATAGGTATAGACGAACATGATAACAAATATGCACCCGCCAATTCTCAGGCTTGGTTGACAGATGAAGCTAAAGAAAGAATTCGCGCTTGGGAAGAAGCCCCCCTATTAGATGAAATCGCCATCACTGCTGGATATCGTGCCACTTTAATGAATTTGGGTTTAGTGCAAATTAAGTACCATCGCCTAGATGAATATGTGCAGACACAAGGCGCAGACATTGCTAGATATCTTGGTGTTTCGCAAGAGCATTTAGAATATATTTGCCGTTGCTTGCTTGATGAAATTCGCACTCGTGGCTGTCTTAACCGTGAGTTACTTCGTTATCACCCAGCCCATCCCAGTTGTCCCAAATATACTTTAGCTGCTGAGTGGGAACGCCGGATTAAGCAACCCCAAGGTTATGCTCTTTCAGGGGGACAACCTGTGGCTTACCTTGATAGTGCTACTGTTCCTTATGGTGTCAAAGTTAATAACCATTGGCGTAAACCTAAAGCTGGTGGTAGAGGACCCAGTTTAGAAAGAATTCTCAAACATCTACTATCTGGCTTTGGTGGCATAGAACCTACTGAAGAAAATATGATAGAACTGCTGGAATGGCTACAAAATGGTAGTTTCCTAGTAGCAGCCGAATTATACGGGTTTCGAGAAAAAATCAGCTTGTTGCAAATAAATGCCGAAATATTGCAAATGCAATTAGCTACAGCAGAACAGCGTTATCGTTGCCAAGTTTGTGCTACCCCCTTGTTAGGAACACGAGAAAAATACCCTTGTCCTCACTGTCATGGTAATTTAATCCATTGGCGAGAGTCCAATGTGTTGGAAAATCGTTATGTGAAGCGAATTCTCTCACCAGAGTTTATTCCCCTAGTTGCTGGGGAACATACCGCCCAAATTCCTAATGATGTGCGTGTAGATTTAGAAGAAGACTTTAAAGCTCAGGCATCAACATCAAAGGTCAATGTGTTAGCTTGTTCTCCTACTTTGGAAATGGGTATTGATGTGGGTGGACTAGATGCAGTAATTTTGCGGAATGTACCACCCCGCCCAGATAATTATGCCCAACGGGGAGGACGTGCGGGAAGACGTACCCGTATTGGTTTAGTCATCAGTTATGCTCGCAGTACGCCCCATGACCAGTATTTTTACGACCAACCAGGGGAAATGATTGCTGGGGAAGTACCAGCACCAGCTTTAGCATTAGGCAACCGAGATGTGATCTTTCGCCATCTGAATGCGATCGCTTTTGGTGCAGCCGAACCTGGATTAGCAGGTAAAATGGTTGATTATGTCTCTCCTGTCGGTGAAGTTCAGCAAGCAGCAGTAGACGCTTTGATTGCTGGAGTACAGGCACAATTTGAGCAAGCCATATCTACAGCTTTGTCCGCATGGGAAGGTAGTATTTTAACTGAAGCGGAACTAGATGAAACCGCATTGCGATCGCATTTGCAAAGTCTACCCCAGAGTATTCAGGATGTCATCAATCGCACAGCCAAACAAGTTGGAGAACTAAGAACCGCCTTAAATACTTACTCCCAAGAATTGCAAGGTGAACGTGCCGGAACTCGTGCAGGTCAACTTATTGCCCGTATCCTTGGTATTCAAACAGATAAACAAGCAAAGCAAGGTGAAGCAGATGACCGTTCCGCTGGATATCCTTTACGTAGATTTGCTGAATTTGGCATCCTTCCTGGTTATGAATTTCCTACTCAACCCGCCGCATTGCGACTTTTAGGCGATGACCATGAAGAAGACCCTGTAAGCGTAGCGCGTCGCTTTGGTATTGGTCAATTTCAACCTGATGCTCAAGTATTTGCCCGTACCAAACGCTGGAAAGTCATTGGTTTAGATAATTCCTCACCTTGGAATCCCAGAACCGAAAGTGCAACTTGGCTGTATAGATTATGTCATACTTGCCAGTTACGCTATCATGCTGATGAACCCTGTTGTCCTAGATGTAAAACCAGTACACCAGGACGTAACTTACCATCTGCTGAGTTTGCAGGCTTTTTAGCGCGACGAGATGAAAGTCCCATTCTTGATGAAGAAGAACGCTATGCCACTCGTAGTCTTGTCAAAACTTACCCGCAGTGGAATGGACAGATTGTAGCAAGATGGACAGTAGGCGCAGGCTGGGGACTACATCTGAGTCGGGATGAAGAGGTACGCTGGATAAATGAAGGATTACCTCCTAAAGAGAAAGACCGAGAAGAGGGTATTTCGCTGCTGCATGAGCAAGCTAAAGGTTATTTATTATGTAGTGATTGCGGACGGATGCTGCAAGATACAGACTTACAACAACAAGTTACTTCAGGACGGCGCAAAGCTCGTAAATCTGGTCAGGAAGATCCTTTCGGTCATGCTGAAAAATGTTCCCAAGCAGGGAAAAAACCACAACCATTAGCAATTGTCACTGCAAGTAAGGCGGAAATACTGCGGTTAACAATTCCAGTCCCTAAGTCTATAGAAGAAGATGATTTGCAGTCTTGGGGATTATCTCTCGGTTATGCACTTAAGGCTGGGATGCAGCATCAATATATGCTGGATGGTTCGGAAATAGATTTTGAGTTTGAGGGACCTTGGCAAGTTGAAGATAAAGACAAGCGTTATCATCTTGTATCTCTAACGTTTATAGACCCCAGTTTAGGGGGTAGTGGCTATCTCCGGCGTATAGCTAATGAGTTTCATTTAGTGGCAAAAAGGGCTAATGAACATTTGCAACATCCAAGATGTGAGACAGCTTGCTACCGTTGCCTAAAATCCTATCAAAATCAAAGGTATCATGAACTACTCAACTGGCCGCAAGCCATACCAGCCTTAACAGAACTGGAGAAAGCCCCCCTTGTTTCCCGTCCTTTAGAAACTGGCGATATCCAAGATCCTCTCCCTTGGTTGACAGCTTATGAAGCTGGTGTGGGTTCACCTCTAGAATTCAAATTTCTGCAATTATTTCAGAAACACGGGTTTTATCCACAAAAACAAGTACCAGTACCGATGGGTAATCCCATTTCTGTGGCTGATTTTGCCATCCCCGAACGCAGACTAGCTATATATATAGATGGAGCAGCATTTCATCAAGGGGGAAATAGAAGACGCGATCGCTTTCTTCGCGATCGCCTACGTAACGCTAATCCATCTTGGCAGGTTGTAGAGTTGGTGGCTGCTGACTTAGCTAAGGGTGCATCATTAGTAGAAGATTTGAAAAATTTAACATAG